The Streptomyces sp. DH-12 genome has a window encoding:
- a CDS encoding carbohydrate ABC transporter permease, with protein sequence MTTAAVPRPRRPWTPGQIVLTLLGTAVSAVFLAPLAWALLTSLKSENEAVEVPPHWLPEDWTGQAWTAVLETGDITNWFVNSLVVSVCVTAVVLLVGALAGYGFARTEFRGRAALMGVVMAGLMVSPAVLGVPLFTTVQQLGMVDTYWGMILPQCAPAAMVYILYKFFQGVPRELEEAAFIDGAGRWRVFFTIIVPLSRPSLAAVGIFTFISSWNNFLWPYMVTNNPDLMTMPNGIATVMNSYGIQWAQLMAGGLMAGLPLIVVFVFFQRQIVAGVAHTGLAGQ encoded by the coding sequence CTGGACCCCCGGCCAGATCGTCCTCACCCTGCTCGGCACGGCCGTCTCCGCGGTGTTCCTCGCGCCGCTCGCCTGGGCGCTGCTCACCTCCCTGAAGTCCGAGAACGAGGCCGTGGAGGTGCCCCCGCACTGGCTGCCCGAGGACTGGACCGGCCAGGCGTGGACGGCCGTCCTCGAGACCGGCGACATCACCAACTGGTTCGTGAACTCCCTCGTGGTGTCGGTGTGCGTCACGGCCGTCGTGCTGCTGGTCGGCGCCCTCGCCGGATACGGCTTCGCCCGCACCGAGTTCCGCGGCCGGGCGGCGCTGATGGGCGTGGTGATGGCCGGCCTGATGGTCTCCCCGGCCGTGCTCGGCGTGCCTCTGTTCACCACCGTGCAGCAGCTCGGCATGGTCGACACCTACTGGGGCATGATCCTGCCGCAGTGCGCGCCCGCCGCGATGGTCTACATCCTCTACAAGTTCTTCCAGGGCGTGCCGCGCGAGCTGGAGGAGGCCGCGTTCATCGACGGCGCGGGCCGCTGGCGGGTGTTCTTCACGATCATCGTGCCGCTGTCCCGCCCGTCCCTCGCCGCGGTCGGCATCTTCACCTTCATCAGCTCCTGGAACAACTTCCTGTGGCCGTACATGGTCACCAACAACCCCGACCTGATGACCATGCCGAACGGCATCGCGACCGTCATGAACTCCTACGGCATCCAGTGGGCCCAGCTCATGGCCGGCGGACTCATGGCGGGCCTGCCGCTGATCGTGGTCTTCGTCTTCTTCCAGCGCCAGATCGTGGCGGGCGTCGCCCACACCGGCCTCGCCGGCCAGTGA
- a CDS encoding alpha-N-arabinofuranosidase produces MRTARFTLDPAFTVGTVDPRLFGSFVEHLGRCVYTGVFEPGHPTADADGIRGDVLDLVRELGVTAVRYPGGNFVSGYRWEDSVGPVEDRPRRLDLAWRSTETNRFGLSEYIAFLRKIGPQAEPMMALNLGTRGVAEALQLQEYANHPGGTALSDLRAAHGDKDPFGIRLWCLGNELDGPWQTGHKTAAEYGRIAAETARAMRQIDPGVQLVACGSSGRSMATFAEWEATVLQETYDLVDHISLHAYYEPLDGDVDSFLASAVDMETFIEDVVATCDHVGARLKSRKKINLSFDEWNVWYMSRTDEQVSALDWPEAPRLLEDNYSVMDAVVLGSLLIALLRHADRVTVACLAQLVNVIAPIMTEPGGPAWRQTTFFPFAQASAYGRGEVLDVRVDSPTYETKRYGEADLLHATAVRGEDGTVTVFAVNRSRTGPLPLDVALNGLGLTSVVEHSVLADADPDARNTLAEPERVVPHAAEGTALDGGRLSAVLEPLSWNMIRLA; encoded by the coding sequence ATGCGCACCGCCCGCTTCACCCTGGACCCCGCCTTCACCGTCGGCACGGTCGACCCCCGCCTGTTCGGCTCGTTCGTCGAGCACCTCGGCCGGTGCGTCTACACCGGCGTGTTCGAACCGGGCCACCCCACCGCCGACGCCGACGGCATCCGCGGCGACGTCCTGGACCTGGTCCGCGAGCTCGGGGTCACCGCCGTGCGCTACCCCGGCGGCAACTTCGTCTCCGGCTACCGCTGGGAGGACTCCGTCGGCCCCGTCGAGGACCGCCCGCGCCGCCTGGACCTGGCCTGGCGCTCCACCGAGACCAACCGCTTCGGCCTGTCCGAGTACATCGCCTTCCTGCGGAAGATCGGGCCGCAGGCCGAGCCGATGATGGCGCTCAACCTCGGCACCCGGGGCGTCGCCGAGGCCCTCCAGCTCCAGGAGTACGCCAACCACCCCGGTGGCACCGCCCTGTCCGACCTGCGCGCGGCCCACGGCGACAAGGACCCCTTCGGCATCCGGCTGTGGTGCCTGGGCAACGAACTGGACGGCCCCTGGCAGACCGGCCACAAGACGGCCGCCGAGTACGGCAGGATCGCCGCCGAGACCGCCCGCGCCATGCGCCAGATCGACCCCGGCGTGCAGCTCGTCGCCTGCGGCTCCTCCGGCCGCTCCATGGCCACCTTCGCCGAGTGGGAGGCCACCGTCCTCCAGGAGACGTACGACCTGGTCGACCACATCTCCCTGCACGCCTACTACGAGCCGCTCGACGGCGACGTGGACTCCTTCCTCGCCTCCGCCGTCGACATGGAGACCTTCATCGAGGACGTGGTGGCCACCTGCGACCACGTCGGGGCCCGCCTGAAGTCCCGGAAGAAGATCAACCTCTCGTTCGACGAGTGGAACGTCTGGTACATGTCCCGCACCGACGAGCAGGTGAGCGCGCTCGACTGGCCCGAGGCGCCGCGGCTGCTGGAGGACAACTACAGCGTCATGGACGCCGTCGTCCTCGGCTCGCTGCTGATCGCGCTGCTCCGGCACGCGGACCGGGTCACCGTCGCCTGCCTCGCCCAGCTGGTCAACGTCATCGCCCCGATCATGACCGAGCCGGGCGGCCCGGCCTGGCGGCAGACGACGTTCTTCCCGTTCGCCCAGGCCTCCGCGTACGGCCGCGGGGAGGTCCTCGACGTGCGCGTGGACTCGCCGACGTACGAGACGAAGCGGTACGGCGAGGCGGACCTGCTGCACGCGACCGCGGTGCGGGGCGAGGACGGCACGGTCACCGTGTTCGCCGTCAACCGCTCCCGCACCGGGCCGCTGCCGCTCGACGTCGCGCTGAACGGGCTCGGGCTGACGTCCGTCGTCGAGCACAGCGTGCTCGCGGACGCCGACCCCGACGCCCGCAACACCCTCGCCGAGCCCGAGCGGGTGGTGCCGCACGCGGCCGAGGGCACCGCGCTGGACGGCGGCCGGCTCTCGGCCGTGCTGGAGCCGCTGTCCTGGAACATGATCCGGCTGGCGTGA
- a CDS encoding beta-galactosidase: MELSRRTFTALAGTAALGLALAGSGGAATGPRGPRVVPTGPPPPPPEADGRRHRVTHDRHSLLVDGARLVLWSAEVHPFRLPSPSLWRDVLQKLRAHGFNAVDVPVPWNVHSPAPGVHDFTGVRDLNRFLSVAAEERLYVVLRPGPYLGADLDAGGLPGWLTAAAGSARTDDPEYLRHAEAWLTAVDAIAVRHLYTAGGGTVLLYRLEDGRPVPAGDPAARAHRARLYATVRADRIDVPVLDGDGWTGGDGPRTAGLTAVAGGAADAWGGALSGGEGYARVRETHDAVHERRRHLSALADRVTVHHTGMGFGGTSWGWLPGPGVYTSYDYGAVLDEARQPAPNMAAVQQLGHLVRTVPDLARLEPAGDGQERVADGRLTVRRLANPDTGARFLVVRNDSEEEVRALLPGTGIEVPVTVAAGDAKLLATGLRLGHRTLAYTTVQPMLSVSTGRQDVAVFVGRRGETAQLALDCEKQPGVDRADTEPAWAYDRGRLNVVVPLGVGGLSRVLVKDGDSETPLVLLFADDETALRLWTYETPAGPLVVYGPAVLRSAALRDSTLHLTGDVTIETGVEVWGPRGIAEVTWNGEPVPTYMGRARSRVMEGLMPAVRAVALPALDGWRCRAENPESDPDFDDSAWTVADRTASHSSTPVPEGGPVLFADDYGFHHGDVWYRGRVEDLRGIRSVALSYSTGTQGLLMAWLDGRPLGTHRMPAPDEGTVSRGTWTATARFTVPGALRTPGEHVLSVLVRPMQHAGTEPGEDAHKAARGLVAAAFAGGDRGVEWRVRGAADPERVTGPLNNGGLYGERRGWHLPDHDDRGWRVVELPRAERRQGVTWYRTRFRLGLEPELDASVGLTLEDDPERAYRAQIFLNGWNLGQYVNDVGPQHTFVLPNGILRTRGSNTLALAVLSDGTTPAGPGTVRLTLLGAARGGVPVEPVDPPGR, encoded by the coding sequence TTGGAGCTCAGCAGGCGCACCTTCACCGCCCTGGCCGGCACGGCCGCGCTCGGTCTCGCGCTGGCCGGCAGCGGCGGGGCGGCGACCGGCCCGCGGGGGCCGCGCGTCGTGCCGACCGGGCCGCCGCCCCCGCCGCCGGAGGCCGACGGCCGGCGCCATCGCGTGACCCACGACCGGCACTCCCTGCTGGTCGACGGCGCGCGCCTGGTGCTGTGGTCCGCCGAGGTCCACCCCTTCCGGCTGCCGAGCCCGTCGCTGTGGCGGGACGTGCTGCAGAAGCTGCGCGCCCACGGCTTCAACGCGGTCGACGTGCCCGTGCCGTGGAACGTCCACTCCCCCGCTCCCGGCGTGCACGACTTCACCGGGGTGCGGGACCTGAACCGCTTCCTCTCCGTGGCGGCCGAGGAGCGGCTGTACGTGGTGCTGCGGCCCGGCCCCTACCTCGGCGCGGACCTGGACGCCGGCGGTCTCCCCGGCTGGCTGACGGCCGCCGCGGGCTCCGCCCGCACCGACGACCCCGAGTACCTGCGGCACGCCGAGGCGTGGCTGACCGCCGTCGACGCCATCGCCGTACGGCACCTGTACACCGCGGGCGGCGGGACGGTGCTGCTGTACCGGCTGGAGGACGGGCGTCCGGTGCCGGCCGGGGACCCCGCGGCGCGCGCCCACCGGGCCCGGCTGTACGCGACGGTGCGCGCCGACCGCATCGACGTGCCGGTCCTGGACGGGGACGGCTGGACCGGCGGCGACGGGCCCCGCACGGCCGGTCTCACCGCCGTGGCGGGCGGGGCGGCCGACGCCTGGGGCGGGGCGCTGTCCGGCGGCGAGGGGTACGCGCGGGTGCGCGAGACCCACGACGCGGTGCACGAGCGGCGGCGCCATCTCAGCGCGCTCGCCGACCGGGTCACCGTGCACCACACCGGCATGGGGTTCGGCGGGACGTCGTGGGGCTGGCTGCCCGGACCCGGCGTCTACACCTCCTACGACTACGGGGCGGTGCTCGACGAGGCACGCCAGCCGGCGCCGAACATGGCCGCCGTCCAGCAGCTCGGCCATCTGGTGCGGACCGTGCCCGACCTCGCCCGGCTGGAACCGGCCGGCGACGGCCAGGAGCGCGTCGCGGACGGACGGCTGACGGTGCGCCGCCTGGCCAACCCGGACACCGGCGCGCGGTTCCTCGTGGTGCGCAACGACTCCGAGGAGGAGGTGCGCGCCCTGCTGCCCGGCACCGGCATCGAGGTGCCGGTCACCGTGGCCGCGGGCGACGCCAAGCTGCTCGCGACGGGCCTCCGCCTGGGCCACCGCACGCTCGCCTACACCACCGTCCAGCCGATGCTCTCCGTCTCCACCGGGCGGCAGGACGTGGCCGTGTTCGTCGGCCGTCGCGGGGAGACCGCCCAGCTCGCGCTGGACTGCGAGAAGCAGCCGGGCGTCGACCGCGCGGACACCGAACCCGCCTGGGCCTACGACCGGGGCCGGCTGAACGTCGTCGTCCCGCTCGGCGTGGGCGGCCTGAGCCGGGTGCTGGTCAAGGACGGCGACTCCGAGACCCCCCTCGTGCTGCTGTTCGCCGACGACGAGACCGCGCTGCGCCTGTGGACCTACGAGACCCCGGCCGGACCGCTGGTGGTCTACGGCCCCGCCGTGCTGCGCTCGGCCGCGCTGCGCGACTCCACCCTCCACCTGACCGGTGACGTCACGATCGAGACCGGCGTGGAGGTGTGGGGGCCGCGCGGCATCGCCGAGGTCACCTGGAACGGCGAGCCGGTGCCCACCTACATGGGCCGGGCCCGCAGCCGGGTGATGGAGGGGCTGATGCCGGCCGTGCGGGCGGTGGCGCTGCCCGCCCTCGACGGCTGGCGGTGCCGCGCGGAGAACCCGGAGTCCGACCCGGACTTCGACGACTCGGCCTGGACGGTCGCCGACCGCACCGCCTCGCACAGCTCCACGCCCGTGCCCGAGGGCGGGCCCGTGCTGTTCGCGGACGACTACGGCTTCCACCACGGCGACGTCTGGTACCGGGGGCGGGTCGAGGACCTGCGCGGCATCCGGTCGGTGGCGCTCTCCTACAGCACCGGCACCCAAGGGCTGCTGATGGCCTGGCTGGACGGCCGGCCGCTCGGCACCCACCGGATGCCGGCGCCCGACGAGGGGACCGTCTCGCGCGGCACCTGGACGGCCACGGCGCGGTTCACCGTCCCCGGGGCGCTGCGCACCCCCGGCGAGCACGTGCTGTCCGTGCTGGTGCGGCCCATGCAGCACGCCGGGACGGAGCCCGGCGAGGACGCCCACAAGGCCGCCCGGGGGCTGGTCGCCGCCGCGTTCGCGGGCGGTGACCGCGGCGTCGAGTGGCGCGTCCGGGGCGCCGCCGACCCGGAGCGGGTGACCGGCCCGCTCAACAACGGCGGCCTGTACGGGGAACGGCGCGGCTGGCACCTGCCGGACCACGACGACCGCGGCTGGCGGGTGGTGGAACTCCCGCGCGCGGAGCGGCGGCAGGGCGTCACCTGGTACCGCACCCGCTTCCGGCTCGGTCTCGAACCCGAGCTGGACGCGTCGGTCGGGCTCACCCTGGAGGACGACCCGGAGCGCGCCTACCGGGCGCAGATCTTCCTCAACGGCTGGAACCTGGGCCAGTACGTCAACGACGTGGGTCCGCAGCACACCTTCGTGCTGCCCAACGGCATCCTGCGCACCCGCGGCTCCAACACCCTGGCGCTGGCCGTGCTGTCCGACGGGACCACCCCGGCCGGACCGGGCACGGTCCGGCTGACGCTGCTGGGCGCGGCGCGCGGCGGCGTCCCGGTCGAGCCGGTGGACCCACCGGGGAGGTGA
- a CDS encoding helix-turn-helix domain-containing protein, producing the protein MPSIERPSVLGEPLDPLPRQFAAIMRPLLPGLLNEIRTEVTRAYPVYGRLLNGPDGHAIRQGVEQALTAFVDRVADPGTTSELRDELLRRFGRVEAYEGRDLEVLQGAYRLGARIALRRAKTLGRQHSLSPTTVLAFADALFAYVEELEAVTREGYTEVRERAASEVSALRRQLLHLLLAASPLPRTTASELCASAAWELPRTCFLVALRPPVPEHIQAGLDSDVLADFDIPQPHLLVPGELTPERLEMLRTALSGTRAAVGLAVPVAQAADSVRWARRLLQLVDDGVVPDAPLVRCEDHLTTLWLLSDPALVDRLAARELAPLDGLTAKRRDRLVETLRVHVSTRAPAEQVGETLGVHAQTVRYRLRTLDAHLGDRLADPDHRFALEVALRARHLLGRDGARDGTDLPRPGQ; encoded by the coding sequence ATGCCCTCAATCGAACGTCCTTCGGTGCTCGGCGAGCCGCTCGATCCCCTCCCCCGGCAGTTCGCCGCCATCATGCGGCCGTTGCTGCCGGGGCTGCTGAACGAGATACGCACCGAGGTCACCCGCGCCTACCCGGTGTACGGCAGGCTGCTCAACGGCCCCGACGGGCACGCCATCCGCCAGGGCGTCGAGCAGGCGCTCACCGCCTTCGTGGACCGGGTGGCCGATCCCGGCACGACTTCGGAGCTGCGGGACGAACTCCTGCGCAGGTTCGGCCGGGTCGAGGCCTACGAGGGGCGTGACCTGGAGGTGCTCCAGGGCGCCTACCGGCTCGGCGCGCGCATCGCACTGCGCCGGGCCAAGACACTGGGGCGGCAGCACAGCCTCTCCCCCACCACGGTCCTCGCCTTCGCCGACGCCCTGTTCGCGTACGTCGAGGAGCTGGAGGCCGTCACCCGGGAGGGGTACACGGAGGTACGGGAGAGAGCCGCGTCCGAGGTGTCCGCGTTACGAAGACAGCTCTTGCACCTCCTTCTGGCCGCCTCCCCGCTCCCCCGGACGACCGCGTCCGAACTGTGCGCGTCCGCCGCCTGGGAACTGCCCCGGACGTGTTTCCTCGTCGCCCTGCGCCCGCCGGTCCCCGAGCACATCCAGGCCGGGCTCGACAGCGACGTCCTCGCCGACTTCGACATCCCGCAGCCGCATCTGCTCGTGCCGGGTGAGCTCACTCCCGAACGCCTCGAGATGCTCCGTACGGCCCTGTCCGGCACCCGTGCCGCGGTGGGCCTGGCCGTGCCGGTCGCCCAGGCCGCGGACTCCGTCCGCTGGGCCCGCCGCCTGCTGCAGCTCGTCGACGACGGCGTCGTGCCGGACGCCCCGCTGGTCCGCTGCGAGGACCATCTGACGACGCTGTGGCTGCTGTCCGACCCCGCCCTGGTCGACCGTCTCGCCGCCCGCGAGCTGGCGCCGCTCGACGGACTGACCGCCAAGCGGCGCGACCGGCTCGTCGAGACCCTCCGGGTGCACGTCTCCACCCGCGCACCCGCCGAGCAGGTCGGCGAGACGCTGGGGGTGCACGCCCAGACCGTCCGCTACCGGCTGCGGACGCTGGACGCCCACCTGGGCGACCGGCTCGCCGACCCCGACCACCGGTTCGCGCTCGAGGTGGCCCTGCGCGCGCGCCACCTGCTCGGCCGCGACGGCGCGCGGGACGGCACGGACCTGCCCCGTCCCGGTCAGTAG
- a CDS encoding DUF6801 domain-containing protein — translation MRGNRTAASRPSRVRVRGAAIAAFVVLAAMVPAAASAAGPQKVEAELPYVCALPSGERASTVRISAEFPDRAERGEAISPAGVTTTVELPAEAVADLTALEAATVRAATRLTVGVAQGEAAAEAIWHGTAQPAALPASGPLTLTATGDVPTVTGQGHGELRFSAGNLTVDLTPGAADGTAVGPRSLTVSCSPAGRTPEGGLLATVPVGADAAEPSGSPSPPDASPGTPEPSSGTPRDRQGDRAPEVAENPAGSAAGRDAPPCAYTEENPFGPLSMNAYITGYSNVKKQKGASLLPVSCVLLETKEMLAEPDENGNFVVTIKAEGELHHEGRKQSPPFRSTFLSFGFVPTTATMVLEQTGPMTIEFASTYVGLDIVAETFVRVPLRLRVTDLEVNGVPLDVGSGCRTEKPLRSTDPDPANHPGDHLVMYGKGEQKYAEDATGYMLLTGGPLTGEATIPAFTGCGGGREDLDRLLTASVSGPGNHIKQIQGQTCTPSAPVFETPESRGQCTEDLQPYQIPVAER, via the coding sequence TTGAGAGGCAACCGCACCGCCGCGTCACGGCCCTCCCGTGTCCGCGTCAGGGGCGCGGCGATCGCGGCGTTCGTCGTACTGGCCGCCATGGTCCCGGCCGCGGCTTCCGCCGCGGGCCCCCAGAAGGTCGAAGCCGAACTGCCCTACGTCTGTGCCCTCCCCTCGGGAGAACGGGCGTCGACGGTGCGGATCTCGGCGGAGTTCCCCGACCGGGCGGAGCGGGGCGAGGCGATCTCGCCCGCCGGCGTCACCACCACCGTGGAACTGCCGGCCGAGGCGGTCGCGGACCTCACCGCGCTCGAGGCGGCCACCGTGCGGGCCGCGACCCGTCTCACCGTGGGCGTCGCCCAGGGGGAGGCCGCGGCCGAGGCGATCTGGCACGGCACCGCGCAGCCGGCCGCTCTGCCCGCGTCCGGGCCTCTGACGCTGACCGCGACGGGGGACGTCCCGACGGTGACCGGACAGGGCCACGGCGAACTGAGGTTCTCCGCCGGGAACCTCACCGTCGACCTGACGCCCGGCGCGGCGGACGGGACCGCCGTCGGCCCCCGGTCGCTGACCGTCTCGTGCTCCCCCGCCGGCAGGACGCCGGAGGGCGGGCTGCTGGCCACCGTGCCGGTCGGTGCGGACGCCGCGGAGCCGAGCGGCTCGCCGTCCCCGCCCGACGCCTCCCCCGGGACACCGGAACCGTCCTCCGGAACACCGCGGGACCGGCAGGGGGACCGGGCGCCGGAGGTGGCGGAGAACCCGGCCGGCTCCGCGGCGGGCCGGGACGCGCCGCCCTGCGCCTACACCGAGGAGAACCCGTTCGGGCCTCTGTCGATGAACGCGTACATCACCGGCTACAGCAACGTGAAGAAGCAGAAGGGCGCTTCGCTCCTGCCGGTGTCCTGCGTGCTGCTCGAGACGAAGGAGATGCTCGCCGAACCGGACGAGAACGGCAATTTCGTCGTGACGATCAAAGCCGAGGGCGAGCTGCACCATGAGGGGCGCAAGCAGTCGCCCCCCTTCCGGAGCACCTTCCTCAGCTTCGGTTTCGTCCCGACGACGGCCACCATGGTGCTGGAACAGACCGGCCCGATGACCATCGAATTCGCCAGCACCTACGTGGGGCTGGACATCGTGGCGGAGACCTTCGTCCGGGTCCCGCTGCGACTCCGGGTGACGGACCTCGAGGTCAACGGCGTCCCCCTGGACGTCGGTTCCGGCTGCCGGACGGAGAAACCGCTGCGCTCCACCGATCCGGACCCCGCGAACCACCCCGGCGACCACCTGGTCATGTACGGAAAGGGCGAGCAGAAGTACGCCGAGGACGCCACCGGCTACATGCTCCTCACGGGCGGCCCGCTGACCGGTGAGGCGACCATACCCGCCTTCACCGGGTGCGGCGGCGGACGCGAGGACCTCGACCGCCTCCTCACCGCCTCCGTCTCCGGACCCGGCAACCACATCAAGCAGATACAGGGGCAGACGTGCACGCCGAGCGCTCCGGTGTTCGAAACCCCCGAGTCCAGGGGCCAGTGCACGGAAGACCTCCAGCCCTACCAGATCCCGGTCGCCGAGCGCTGA
- a CDS encoding ATP-binding cassette domain-containing protein, whose translation MGIEVVVEGLTKSFGRQNIWRDVSLTLPAGEVSVMLGPSGTGKTVFLKSLIGLLKPEKGRVLVDGVDMVNSPERDIYEARKLFGLMFQDGALFGSLSLFDNIAFPLREHTRKKESEIRRIVMERIEVVGLLGAEGKLPGEISGGMRKRAGLARALVLDPQIILCDEPDSGLDPVRTAYLSQLLIDLNAQIDATMLIVTHNLDIAATVPDNMGMLFRRELVTFGPREVLLTSEEPVVSQFLGGRREGPIGMSEEKDAATLAAEADTAVPAAPRVIVPQLEPSPGLPPRRAVARRRDRVMRMLDTLPPAARSAIRETYARDARAATVTMPVAGSGA comes from the coding sequence ATGGGAATCGAAGTCGTGGTCGAGGGACTGACCAAGTCCTTCGGCAGGCAGAACATCTGGCGGGACGTGTCACTCACTCTTCCGGCCGGAGAAGTCAGTGTGATGCTGGGTCCTTCCGGCACCGGAAAGACGGTTTTTCTGAAGTCGCTCATCGGGCTGCTCAAACCCGAAAAGGGCCGTGTCCTCGTCGACGGGGTGGACATGGTGAACAGTCCGGAGAGGGATATCTACGAAGCCCGCAAACTGTTCGGTCTCATGTTCCAGGACGGAGCCCTTTTCGGGTCCCTGTCCCTTTTCGACAACATCGCCTTCCCGCTGCGTGAGCACACCCGCAAGAAGGAGTCCGAGATCCGCCGCATCGTCATGGAGCGGATCGAGGTCGTCGGACTGCTGGGCGCGGAGGGCAAGCTCCCGGGTGAGATCAGCGGAGGCATGCGCAAGCGGGCCGGGCTGGCCCGCGCGCTCGTGCTGGACCCGCAGATCATCCTGTGCGACGAACCGGACTCGGGGCTCGACCCGGTCCGCACCGCCTACCTCTCGCAGCTGCTGATCGACCTGAACGCGCAGATCGACGCGACGATGCTGATCGTCACCCACAACCTCGACATCGCCGCCACCGTGCCCGACAACATGGGGATGCTCTTCCGGCGCGAGCTCGTCACCTTCGGCCCGCGCGAGGTGCTGCTGACCAGCGAGGAGCCGGTCGTCTCCCAGTTCCTCGGCGGCCGGCGCGAGGGGCCCATCGGGATGTCCGAGGAGAAGGACGCGGCCACCCTCGCCGCCGAGGCGGACACCGCCGTCCCCGCCGCGCCCCGGGTGATCGTCCCGCAACTGGAGCCGTCGCCCGGCCTCCCGCCGCGCCGCGCCGTCGCCCGGCGGCGTGACCGGGTCATGCGCATGCTCGACACCTTGCCGCCCGCCGCGCGCTCCGCCATCCGCGAGACCTACGCGCGGGACGCGCGGGCGGCCACCGTGACGATGCCCGTCGCCGGGAGCGGCGCATGA
- a CDS encoding ABC transporter permease, whose protein sequence is MISGALRETGRLFTLAAEVSRAAFRRPFQFREFVEQFWFVASVTILPAALVSIPFGAVIALQVGSLTQQLGAQSFTGGASVLAVVQQASPLIVALLIAGAGGSAICADLGSRKIREELDAMEVMGVSPVQRLVVPRVLAAMGVAVLLNGLVSVVGILGGYFFNVVMQGGTPGAYLSSFSALAQLPDLYVSELKALVFGFIAGIVAAYRGLNPRGGPKGVGDAVNQSVVITFLLLFFVNMVMTAVYLQIVPPKGG, encoded by the coding sequence ATGATCAGCGGCGCGCTGCGCGAGACCGGCAGGCTCTTCACGCTCGCCGCCGAAGTCAGCCGCGCCGCCTTCCGAAGACCCTTCCAGTTCCGCGAGTTCGTCGAACAGTTCTGGTTCGTCGCGAGCGTGACGATCCTGCCCGCCGCCCTCGTCTCCATCCCCTTCGGCGCCGTCATCGCCCTCCAGGTCGGCTCCCTCACCCAGCAGCTCGGCGCCCAGTCGTTCACCGGAGGCGCCAGCGTCCTCGCCGTCGTCCAGCAGGCGAGCCCGCTCATCGTCGCGCTGCTGATCGCCGGCGCCGGCGGTTCCGCCATCTGCGCCGACCTCGGCTCCCGCAAGATCCGCGAGGAACTCGACGCCATGGAGGTCATGGGCGTCTCCCCGGTGCAACGGCTGGTCGTGCCCCGGGTCCTGGCCGCGATGGGCGTCGCGGTCCTGCTCAACGGCCTGGTCTCCGTCGTCGGCATCCTCGGCGGCTACTTCTTCAACGTCGTCATGCAGGGCGGCACCCCCGGCGCCTACCTCTCCAGCTTCTCCGCCCTCGCCCAGCTGCCCGACCTGTACGTCAGCGAACTCAAGGCCCTGGTCTTCGGGTTCATCGCCGGCATCGTCGCCGCCTACCGGGGCCTCAACCCGCGCGGCGGCCCCAAGGGCGTCGGCGACGCCGTCAACCAGTCCGTCGTCATCACCTTCCTCCTGCTCTTCTTCGTCAACATGGTGATGACGGCCGTCTACCTCCAGATCGTCCCGCCGAAGGGAGGCTGA
- a CDS encoding ABC transporter permease, with product MASPLALLDRSGDQLLFYARALLWIPRTLHRYLKEVQRLLAEVAFGSGGLGVVGGTIGVMIAMTLFTGTVVGLQGYAALDQIGTAAFTGFVSAYFNTREIAPLVAGLALSATVGAGFTAQLGAMRINEEVDALEGMGIRSMPYLVTTRIIAGVVAIVPLYAIGLLSSYVASRYVTVLFNGQSRGTYDHYFNLFLSPTDVLLSVLKVLIFSVMVILAHCYYGFRASGGPAGVGVAVGRSVRNAIVLISVTDFFLSLALWGATTTVKVAG from the coding sequence ATGGCCTCCCCGCTCGCCCTGCTGGACCGCTCCGGCGACCAACTGCTGTTCTACGCACGGGCCCTGCTGTGGATCCCGCGGACCCTGCACCGGTACCTCAAGGAGGTGCAGCGTCTCCTCGCCGAGGTGGCCTTCGGCTCCGGCGGCCTCGGCGTCGTCGGCGGCACCATCGGCGTGATGATCGCGATGACGCTGTTCACCGGAACCGTCGTCGGACTCCAGGGCTACGCGGCCCTCGACCAGATCGGCACGGCCGCGTTCACCGGATTCGTCTCCGCCTACTTCAACACCCGCGAGATCGCCCCTCTCGTCGCGGGGCTCGCCCTCTCCGCGACCGTCGGCGCGGGCTTCACCGCCCAGCTCGGCGCCATGCGCATCAACGAGGAGGTCGACGCACTCGAGGGCATGGGCATCCGCTCCATGCCCTACCTGGTCACCACCCGCATCATCGCCGGCGTCGTCGCCATCGTCCCGCTCTACGCGATCGGGCTGCTCTCCTCCTACGTCGCCTCCCGCTACGTCACCGTCCTGTTCAACGGGCAGTCCCGGGGGACGTACGACCACTACTTCAACCTCTTCCTCTCCCCGACGGACGTGCTGCTCTCCGTGCTGAAGGTGCTGATCTTCAGCGTGATGGTGATCCTCGCCCACTGCTACTACGGGTTCCGCGCCTCGGGCGGCCCCGCCGGTGTCGGTGTCGCCGTCGGACGGTCCGTGCGCAACGCCATCGTCCTGATCAGCGTCACCGACTTCTTCCTGTCGCTGGCCCTGTGGGGTGCGACCACGACCGTGAAGGTGGCGGGGTGA